GCATAAATATTGGGAATGTTGCTATCATTTGATACGTGGATGGAAATTTGTTGGGGACGAGACAAAAGAATAGCCCAAATTACTCTCCGATTGACTTCCAAGTCGGCGATTTGGGGCGGAATCATGATGTCGACAGTGATGGGAGTCGCCAACTTGGGCCGTGGAAATTCCCTCACGTCTCCAATTATTTCACTCTCGGATTACTGCTTCGCCTATACACTATAAGATTGGGTTctgtatttccttttttttttttaattatcaaaattaatttaatttaatttaatttaatttatgattgaatATACCAaatggtttagggttttttaaGAACTATAATGTATTAGACAATGttctttcattctcaacaAAGTTTGCAGCTTTACTTGACCATACACATTCAATGCACGTGTCTATTTCTTCATTGGTGACTTTAGCTACTTTGCTTTTACTTTAGGCCGAGTCCTAAAATTCAACCTAGCATCTACTCTAAGCTAAAGTTCTTCAAACACAATATTGCATCTCGTTTCATTATCTTGATTCTCGATGATatgaattttatgtttctACATCGATTTAGGACTCATTGGAACGAGTTTGAACCTTTTCATTGGGTCCAACACAAGGtttattgtgagattccacatcgattggagaaaggggTACGAGTGCGACGTTGGGTCCAAAAGacgtggattgtgagatctcatatcagttggagaggaaaacgaagtattttttaataagagtgtgtaaacctctccttagcagacacgttttaaaaacctcaagGGGGAAGTCTTGAAAGGGAACGCCCAAAAAAacgctagcggtggacttgaatTGATACACTTATAATACTTTATCGGGACTTACCTAATGATTTATACACAAAATGCTTATTGTGACAACTCAAGTTTACCATGCCAACTGAGAATTATTGAGTCTCAATGATGCGGGGTTTACCTAATGATTTATATACTTGAAATGCTTATGCTTACCGTGACAACTCAAGCTAGTACCATGCCAACTAAGAATTATTAAGTCTCAATGATGCTTCGTGATGCCAACGTTCACGTTGACAAGTCAgctttcataatattttatccTAGGAAGGCTAATATGTCAAGGGTGGTTAAGAAGTcagctttcatttttgtttgtttctttcttttagaACAGCCTGCAATTTATGCTTTTAAAAATGCAAATTAGGCAGAGATATTTGCTtggttatattttttaagttacttatgattgttttattttacaaaagcAAGAGTTTGAGAGTGttacatgtttttaaattttatttttcataattcattttacacgtgatttaaatgtaataaagCTTCACTAATAATACCTTTaaagcaaataataataataataataataataataattttaaaaaataaataaattttgtgtaTTATTCCCTAAAAAtcaataatgaattaaaataaaacaagtttATGACattggtttttaatttttaatttttaaaatataggataattaaatttaatagttaTCACATGAGATAGTAAACACGTTAACTTTTTTCCTCTCActctatatattataattaaacatttatcAATTACATTGCTCACTTAAGTacaaatctaaaatatattaatttaaaggattaagatataaaattgaccaaaatattaaatttctggttttttatttttttatttttttttacctatcAAGACTCTAAAATAGCTCTGATTTTAggcatataataaaataaaaagaaaatacaacaAATAACAAGTTGACACGTAGACCAATAATTGGCAATGGGGATAAGTAAGCTGAAAAAGTGGGAAGGCAAGTGGACCCCATTGTTGCAGAGAGTTGGGTGCGCTCCACTAATATCCTCCGCATGGTGAGTGCCAATGATCTAGTGGAGGAATCAATCAATTTTACTATTTTCGAATTAAATTCCACGCGTAACACATATTAattatgcaaaaataaataaataaaaataaaactcgaACCGAACCGTTTGACAAAAAAATCCAgatgaaaacaaattaaatagaccaaaattgaacaaaataaccaaatcaaatagACCCATATGCTTAATTCCTAAATTGAATATTCAATTAACCAAAATCAATGTCCaaagtgttggatgatgaaagtcttatcgcggctaatttagagaatgatcatagatttataaagaaataCTCTTTACATTGGTAAGAGGCATTTTGGAAaaacccaaagtaaagccacgagagcttatgctcaaagtggacaatattataccattgtggagagtcgtgtttgtctaacacAAAGAACTAAAACAGTGTTTCAAATACCATATACCATTCTGATTATTAGTCTAGTAGGGAAAGGTTCAgttaattcaaacataattaaaaaaaaaaataagacactagttagtataaaaaaaaaatataaaaaaacgtGTTctgattattatttcaaatgttGAATCTATGATTGAATGGTTAgaatcttaaaaaatgaacGTAAGCACAACTCAATGATTGATGGATTGTGCAAATTTTGGCATCTCtacttttcctttaaaaatcTCCAGCTTTTGAATTCCCACCTCATATTACAATcaataagatatttaaaaaaaaacatgttcacACGTTCCAtgaataaactaataataataatttaaaaataacttcatTTAACAAGAAAGGCAAATGGAATAGGAATCAAATGTTGATATGCTAATGCAAATGTGAACCTTCCAGTGTATGCAGAATTGACCATTCATATTACCAGTAGGACATGAACTTATCTCACGAGGATAATGACACATATTTAAGCAAACTATAGTGACAGCATTATCATCATGTTTGCATTACAGCAAGTCCTTAGGCCATATCGAGTTCGATTTTGTTTTCCTAAGAAAGACTAACAAAATATTCATGATACTAGAAGTCCAACGCCAGACTAAGCATTTCAGCGGGCCTCATACTGAACAACTGCAGTGATAATAAGCATGAATCGGATTAGATTTCAAATTTGGAAAGAAGCAGATAAATATCAAGGGCAAAGAAAGTAATATGAGATGCATGCTAttgtaaatgaaaaaaaccaaacattcATGGAGCAAAACAAAGGATATACTACAAAGACAATACAAAAAACCAACCCAGATAAAATCAAACCCATAACAAAAAACAGTGACAGAGTTACACTATAAGAACGGTCTCCAATAACTAAAATGGATGGTTTAACCCGTCCATAGAGAGAGAATCTACGTTTAATCGCAAGACTTGTAATTAGAGAGCATCCCAAATCATAAAAGATAACAAGCATTCTCCAAGAAATGCTTTTGTCTGTCAATTATCCCCAAAGGTTGAGTAGAATAGGTTCTGATAAAATGCAACATGTTGAGAATATATTGTTGAGGTATTGAGAGGTttagtcccacgttggctaattaagaggaagatcatgagtttataaataaggaacactatctccattggtatgagaccttttggggaagccaaaAAGCAAAggcatgaaagcttatgctcaaagtggacaatatcatactacggtagaggttcgtgatttctaacatatATTAGTTGAATCACTACAAAGTCAATAGTTGCAAATACATGCAATccataaactttaaaacaaACTGAGTTAATAACACGATTCCTATAGATGATCcattttttggaattttcaaaTGAACTATGAAAAGGGTAGAAAGCATTCAAGAATCAGAATGGATGATGGTGTGATAAACTCAAAGGAATTCAAAACAGACGCAAAGAAGTGAAAACATAGCTGATCATTCAGCTCATACAGAGTACTCAAACAAGCAGGCCCAAATGCAATGAAATCAACTTTAGAACTAGACCAACTAAGTACAAAGCCGGCCAAAGCTACCAGTCCCAGAGTTCAACTGACTTGTTTTACTCATCTTCAATATCTACTCAAGAGTTCATTCAGTTTCTTTTCCGCTTAATGAGGAAAATCGTTGTATCTATGGCTGgaaattgttaaaatttaCGGAACTAGGAGGTTTGCTCAACCAACTGGCTCTTTTGTACTCTAGATTAAATGAAAAGCCCAAATCTGtcttatttcaaataaattttatagttaGTCATATGAAAATCTGAAACATCTTCTTGGACGAGATTTGAAAATCCAAACATCCTTAAGAGGAAATATCATATTTAGAGACGATACATTCATNTCTTACTGCGACGGGTGCGCTTCTTGTAGAGAATACGATAACCACACTCTCGACATTGTATGACATCACCCTGCTTCAGTGTGTTCTCCATTCCACAATCTACATAGATTTTAGAGTTCTCAAGATCCAAAACATAGTTAAGTAGGTGAAAATTTAGGGCtagaattttaaatctatactCGAATCAACAAACTTCTAAATTCTCGATGTCTTAATATAGTCGAAGTAACTTGATCATGATTAATAGATGCATCCGATAACAGAACTTAAAAACCTAAATACTCGTGAGATTTTGAATAATGGAATCAGTAAACACAACAAGTTTACCTCCACAGATGTAACTGACTGGTTCAAGTTGCGGATCCATGAGTCAAACTTCAAAAATCTTCCTGCGAAATAATTTATTGCTAACTTATGCCAAAAGTAAGAGGCAATTACAGATAGAATGATGAGAAGAAAGTAAAGTGGTGGTGAGGGTGTGCCAGCGACCGGCGACAAGCGACAAGCGACGGCAGAGGGAGATAAGCGAAAAGAAACAGTTGGCGTGTACCTGCCGCTGCGAGGCAGatacgagggcagagagagaaaTCGAAGTCGCGTAGGGCTTTGGCGGTGATTACAGTGATGGGCGAGGGAAAATCGAAGAAAAATTAGAAGGGGCGGGGAGAGAAAGCGGCACACGTGTAGggtgttcttttcttttttttactataaatatataacaaaattttgattcgTATATATGAGGGTATAATGGTAAAATGGtacctttcttttcatttaagcattcattaaaaaaattatatttttaatgatatgaattctaattaagaatttcaaatcattctcATCTTTggatctaattttttaaaaagatgtgaataatatattgatttttctaaaatacaatatatcaagttttgtattattattattattttgaaacaatcaATTTTGTATCACTATGGGATAAGAATAATgttgtttaaataaataaaataaataaacaaaaacaaaaatcacacAAATGTGAATAGaataagaaattattgaaatgaggttttaatagatttatgatatattcatttaataataataatattttatctataaaccataaaattttaattttatatttaacagaggtatgaattttaaaaaatatgttgacTTGAtcaaaatctattaaatataaatttttaaaaaaatattaaaagaatttaaaattctttaatttatttaacataaaattgaaaagataTGATATCTATTGGAggtaaaattcaattaataaattacttaaacactcattttacttttatcaaataatacaTTTGCTCTTATCATTAAAGTTAAATTAGAGCAACATATTAATTTACCAACAAAATTGGAATTTatctaaaaactaaattttttaatggaaacggagaattttttaaattaaagtatttgaaataaaagttTGACTTTTCAATTAAGGAAATATGCTTTGACTTTGATAAAGGGCggaaaaactatatttaattgaaaactaaattaaaatacattatcaaggaaattattattcttcAAAAGGTAAAtaaccaaatattttatttagataaaCTCTGTTATGACTTATGACAAATTACTTCACAAACTCGTGACTATTACACACCGGAGATCTCTTCCAGCTTCCAATTAAACTACCT
This genomic interval from Cucurbita pepo subsp. pepo cultivar mu-cu-16 chromosome LG20, ASM280686v2, whole genome shotgun sequence contains the following:
- the LOC111783554 gene encoding DNA-directed RNA polymerases II, IV and V subunit 12-like; translated protein: MDPQLEPVSYICGDCGMENTLKQGDVIQCRECGYRILYKKRTRRIVQYEAR